The following are encoded in a window of Amycolatopsis lexingtonensis genomic DNA:
- a CDS encoding ArnT family glycosyltransferase: protein MITAAPPKTRSWVLPLVCLGAAVLYAWKIGDGQLGNTYYSAAAKSMTSGFTNFLFGSFDPYGVVTVDKPPLALWPQALSVLVFGFHGWALLLPQVLEGVAAVFLLHRTVRRWAGENVALLAAAILALTPVTVIINRDNNPDTLLVLFLVAAAYALTRALEDGRKWLFWCAFFVGCGFLTKMLQAWIVVPALVAAYLAGTSGPLKRRLLDVLGAGVVLVVSSFWWIALYDWWPGAKPYMGGSADGSAWDLVFGYNGFGRLSGNGEGGGMMIMRNGQQTTSSFGGDPGPGRMFNDLVGGQISWLLPLCLLVLIVIGRRWRDAGWLLWGGWLVVTTAVFSFAGGIWHPYYTTALAPAVAAVAAAGLALLWRRHRRTLLPLAIALTAAWAFVLTSRDTSFHGWTRWAVLGTAVAAIAGLLVARDRWTLAAALVPLLLTPAVWSYAAAQSTSAGTLPAAGPATGPGAPGGPIMSGGPNGPGGPPGTGGPGGPGGPGGPGRPGGPGPKPRLMVAGGGDGTATLSAEQRRILDYARRDGTEITLAVNAEASAVAPFLIDSDATVIGMGGFGGRDDAPSIAQLDRWLAEGKLRYVLSSAGTAQGMPARSPVQDERRRWIDQHCTAVDPAAYGGGRSGPGDGPVRIGGADTLYRC, encoded by the coding sequence ATGATCACCGCCGCTCCCCCGAAGACCCGCTCCTGGGTGCTTCCCCTCGTCTGCCTCGGCGCCGCCGTCCTCTACGCCTGGAAGATCGGCGACGGCCAGCTCGGCAACACCTACTACTCGGCCGCCGCGAAGTCGATGACGAGCGGCTTCACGAACTTCCTCTTCGGCTCCTTCGACCCGTACGGCGTCGTGACGGTCGACAAGCCGCCACTGGCGTTGTGGCCGCAAGCGCTTTCCGTGCTCGTCTTCGGTTTCCACGGTTGGGCGCTGCTGCTGCCCCAGGTGCTCGAAGGCGTCGCGGCGGTCTTCCTGCTGCACCGGACGGTCCGGCGGTGGGCCGGGGAGAACGTCGCCCTGCTGGCCGCGGCGATCCTCGCGCTCACGCCGGTGACCGTGATCATCAACCGGGACAACAACCCCGACACGCTGCTCGTCCTGTTCCTGGTCGCCGCCGCGTACGCGCTCACGCGGGCGCTCGAAGACGGGCGGAAGTGGCTGTTCTGGTGCGCTTTCTTCGTCGGGTGCGGCTTCCTGACCAAGATGCTGCAGGCGTGGATCGTCGTGCCCGCCCTGGTCGCCGCGTACCTCGCCGGGACGTCCGGGCCGCTCAAGCGGCGGCTGCTCGACGTCCTCGGCGCCGGTGTCGTGCTGGTCGTGTCGTCGTTCTGGTGGATCGCGCTGTACGACTGGTGGCCCGGCGCCAAGCCGTACATGGGCGGCAGCGCGGACGGTTCCGCGTGGGACCTCGTCTTCGGCTACAACGGCTTCGGCCGCCTCTCCGGCAACGGTGAGGGCGGCGGCATGATGATCATGCGCAACGGCCAGCAGACGACGTCGTCCTTCGGCGGCGACCCCGGGCCGGGGCGGATGTTCAACGACCTCGTCGGCGGGCAGATCTCGTGGCTGCTGCCGCTCTGCCTGCTCGTCCTGATCGTCATCGGCCGCCGGTGGCGCGACGCCGGTTGGCTGCTGTGGGGCGGCTGGCTGGTGGTGACGACCGCGGTGTTCAGTTTCGCCGGCGGCATCTGGCACCCGTACTACACGACGGCGCTGGCCCCCGCCGTCGCCGCGGTCGCCGCCGCCGGGCTGGCGCTGCTGTGGCGGCGGCACCGGCGGACGCTGCTCCCGCTCGCCATCGCGCTGACCGCGGCCTGGGCGTTCGTCCTGACCTCGCGCGACACGTCGTTCCACGGCTGGACGCGGTGGGCGGTGCTCGGCACGGCCGTCGCCGCGATCGCGGGCCTGCTCGTCGCGCGCGACCGGTGGACGCTCGCCGCCGCGCTGGTCCCGCTGTTGCTCACCCCGGCCGTGTGGTCGTACGCGGCGGCGCAGAGCACGTCGGCCGGGACGTTGCCCGCCGCCGGACCCGCCACGGGACCGGGCGCTCCCGGCGGACCGATCATGTCCGGTGGCCCTAACGGCCCCGGCGGGCCCCCCGGGACTGGCGGCCCCGGTGGACCCGGTGGACCCGGCGGCCCTGGTCGGCCTGGCGGCCCCGGCCCGAAGCCCCGGCTGATGGTCGCCGGGGGCGGCGACGGCACCGCCACGCTGTCCGCCGAACAACGCCGCATCCTCGACTACGCCCGCCGCGACGGCACCGAGATCACCCTCGCGGTGAACGCCGAGGCGAGCGCGGTCGCGCCGTTCCTCATCGACTCGGACGCGACCGTGATCGGCATGGGCGGTTTCGGCGGCCGCGACGACGCGCCGTCGATCGCGCAGCTCGACCGGTGGCTCGCGGAAGGCAAGCTGCGGTACGTGCTGAGCAGCGCGGGTACCGCGCAGGGCATGC